The DNA region CGGAACATCTGCATAGCCCGAGGCCTTGTTCGGCTACAGAATAAATGCTCTGAAGTTCTGCTGACCAACTTCAGTAATGAATTTCAGCACGTCCCTCAAGGCACCGCTGTCGCCTTTCTCAGCGATATCGCCGACTTCTCTGACATTGGAACGTTAGAGTTGACTTCATCGGATGCAACAATTCGTGCTAACCTAGGCAACCGCATTCACGTTAATGCTGGCTTGTCAGATGCGCAAAAGGagagcctgctaagccttgtgacAGAATTCTCCGGTTGCTTCTCCACAGCATCGAAAGTTCAACGCACTTCCGTGACCAAACACCGTATTGTTACGGAGGAGTCGGCGCGGCCTCTTCGCCAGcatccataccgcgtgtctcCAAAGGAGAGGGAGGCGATTAAGCGTCAAGTGCAGGAAATGTTgaatgatgacgtcattcaaccgtcgacaagtccgtgggcgtcgcctgtggtactagtaaagaaaaaagacaacacacttcgcttctgcgttgactaccgccgacTTAACAGAGTCACCAAACGCGATGTTTATCCCCTGCCGCGGATTGATGACGCCTTAGACCGTCTACGCCACGCTCAGTTCTTTACATCATTAGACCTGaagtcagggtactggcaaattgatgTTGACGAGGGCGACCGTGAGAAAACcgcgttcgtgactcccgacgggctgtacgaatttaaagtaCTGCCTTTCGGTCTCTGTTCCGCTCCCGCcacatttcaaagaatgatggacactgtactcgcTGGtctaaagtggcagacgtgtcttgtatacctggacgacgtcgttgtgttctcAAGCACGTTCGACGAACATCTCACACGGCTAAAAAGCGTACTCACAGCAATACGCAAGGCAAACCTTACTATCAAGCCCGAAAAGTGCTACTTCGGCTACCAGGAACTCAAGTTTCTAGGCCACGTGGTGAGCCCTGACGGTGTTCGACCAGACCCAGACAAGCTGACTGTTGTTGCCGAGTTTCCTCGTCCTGAAGACAAGAAGGCCGTTCAGCGGTTCCTTGGCCTCTGCGCCTACTACCGTCGTTTCGTTGAAGGATTCTCCAAAATTGCGGAACCTCTTACGAGACTAACGCGACAAGATGTACCCTTCGTGTGGACGGAAGAGCAACAACAGGCCTTCGTACAGCTACGCAAGCGACTTCAAACAGCTCCAGTGCTGGCACATTTTGACGACACTGCGGAAACTGAgattcacacggacgccagcaacgCAGGACTCGGAGCCATTCTAGTTCAATGGCAGGACGGCACAGAACGTGTGATCGCTTACGCGAGCCGCAGTCTCACAAAAGCAGAGGCTAACTACTCCACTACCGAAAAAGAGTGCTTAGCAGTCGTTTGGGCCATCAGCAAGTTTCGACCCTATCTTTACGGTCGGCCATTTCGAGCGGTCAGTGATCACCATTCGCTTCGTTGGCTTGCCAATCTCCGAGATCCATCAGGACGTCTCGCTCGTTGgagccttcgtcttcaagagtacgacataaCTATTGTCTACCGCTCCGGACATAAGCATACCGATGCTGACTTCCTATCGCGTGCGCCTATTCCCTTGACATCATCTGACATGGAAGAAGGTCTGCCGTTTCTTGGCTTCGTCGACGTGGTGCGGATGGCTGAGCATCAACGTGAGGACACTGAGCTGCTCCCTATCATCCGCTATCTTCAGGGAGCTGACGTTGTCGTCCCACGCCCGCTCTCACGAGCACTGACCTCTTATTGCTTGCGAAACAATGTTCTCTACAAGAGAAATTTCGAGAACAGCCAGGAAACTTTTCTGCTCGTCGTTCCGACGGCACTACGTGGGGAAGTTTTGCAGGCTTGCCACGACGACCCCTCTTCCGGTCACTTAGGCTTTGCGAGGACGTTAGCACGCATACGCCAAAAATACTTCTGGCCACAGCTATATTCGTCAGTTCAGCGCTATGTCAGGACCTGTCGTGACTGTCAGCGGCGGAAAGTTCCACCCGTCAAGCCTGCTGGCTTCCTCCAGCCTTTGGATCCGCCTCCAGCGCCGTTCCAACAAGTGGGAATGGATCTTCTCGGTCCATTTCCTACGTCATCCTCAGAAAACAAATGGATAATCGTCGCAACCGACTATCTAACTCGCTATGCGGAGACAAAAGCTGTGCCCAGGGCAACTGCTGTCGAAGTCGCCAGCTTCTTCGTCCACGACAtcgtgttgcgtcatggtgcacctgcTGTTCTGATCACTGATCGCGGTGCAGCGTTTACTGCGGAGTTATTACAACAGGTCGCAATGCTAACGCACACCAACCATCGGAAGACCACAGCCTACCATCCCAAAACCAACGGTTTGACTGAGCGGTTAAACAGAACACTGgccgacatgctgtctatgtacgtgGATGTGGAGCATAAAACGCGGGATGAAATTTTGCCGTATGTGACGTTTGCTTATAATACAGCTGTGCAAGAGACCACCGAGCTTACACCATTcgagcttgtttacggacgtcgcGTCACAACACCGTTAGACGCTATGCTCCCAGTAGAACACGACACCAGTAGAAATGACAGCGTTGACGACTTCATTCAGAAAGCCGAGGAAGCCCGCCAGCTTGCTCGGAACCGCATTCGCACGCAGCAGGATACCGACGCTCGCCGTTACAACGTGGGCCGACGGAACGTCCACTACCAACCGGGTGACTacgtgtgggtgtggacacctatccgacaTCGTGGGCTCTCGGAGAAATTGTTACGACGCTAttttggcccttacgaagttgtGCGCTGCCTCAGTGATGTCAATTACGAGGTGGTACCCCAAAGCTCTGACCCGAGTTTGAGCCGACGACGTGCACGCGCTGAGGTTGTCCACGTCGTACGGATGAAGCCGTACCACTCCCGCGAGTGATAACCGACACTTCGCAACCCCTTCGAATATTGCACTATGTtaccttgttgttttttttccttcacgcaACCACCTTTCTCCGTAGTGCTCTTGCACCCGAACCCCTCGACCGGGACGGTCGCTCTTGAGAGGGGGGaattgacgcgaggtaggctggcaactgttctggccagcccctggcaagagaagaacgaagttaatcggtgtgcgcgcgcttttgggtgTCGGTCTTTTTCTGGAGTAAACGTCCCTGTTTTGTTTCTTCACCCTGTGTGTTATACCATCtatcagttagcctggtgacaaTATATTAAGGAGACGCCATCGTCCCGATTgaatattctttatttttcttatttcttgttcATTCGGTCTTCGCCAACGCTCTCTAGGTAATGGCGTGGCAGGTGACAGCGACGTGTAATACAGGAACAggcatgtttttaaatgcgaatgcttttcttagtcgggctatgtcaggcgtcggtcggtgtccgcgcgcctctccgctcttactccctctcccatagcaacagcggcgggcgcgcgcgcttatcctcgcccctagcaaccggagcaggtggtgtggGCGGAGTAGCgaagagtgagtggagaggaggagcgccctctggcgtgtgagggcgctcgcatcgcgggagctcggtggagctcccgcgtgtgtggagagagcgcaggagagggtaggtgcagtgcttcgccgctccttctcttgccgttcgctctctctcctccctgcgccaccgcctcagtgcagtgcgtttgaaacgcgtttgcagcgtttgtgctgccttggcacagcctgaaaacagcgcgttctaaacgcgtttgtgctgcattgaaggcggtggcaacatccctgaggtgattacgaacgcacgtaggaagtgttcgttgaaagaggcgcccaaaagggagacacttgagcgcgtcgatgtgtccagctttacaccattaaaattactacgccatgtactttcagcgcaagaaatgcattcgcatttcctcacgattcccttcggggaggtgggggcatttttttctacTTTCCCTCACCAGGTTGTTTGTTGAAATACGATTTTAATCATATTTTAAGTACAAAAGGCGCGATGATTTACGGAAGCATCCGCGGGTGTCGTTTTCCGACACGGGCACTCGCCATTCAGGCATAAATTAGAAAATTACTCGAGGGAGTCATCAAACAAGCAACTTAGAAAATGAGTCAACTTTGATATAATTCCTCAAGGCGTGATAGTTGCGCTAATCAGTAGTTCACTGTCAGCAATATTGGCGAAATGTAGCTGCTCATCGCTCCTGACAAATTAGCAGGATGAGTTCTTTCACATGAACTGTTAGAATGACGGCCTTCTGCAATTCAGAACGATTGCCGGGCTCTTATTATTGCAATGCTAGCCTGGTTGTATATTTTATGCCCAATTACCGTCTTTATATAGTTGTCTGATTTGCAAAACTTACCTGTCTGATTCATAAAATTTGAGGATACCATTCGGGCAGCGGGAGTTCTCTAGACATTTGATTTTGTTTTTCCACAAGGCCTTTGGACATTGGAAAGAGAAATGGCTAAATTGAAAGATGCAGCAAGACGAAATTTCTGCTGTTAAAACATAGCCTGTAGCTCACGAAAGCGCACGTCCTGCATCTATAAGAATGGTAGATACTCTCCTTCTCGCAATTTCAAACGCCATTCTTGGAACAACGcgttttatcattattattattggtagtagtagtatagtagtagtagtagtagtagtagttgtattatTGTTATGATTATTgttaccattattattattattagtattattattattattattattattagtagtagtagtagtagtagtagtagtagtagtagtagtagtagtagtagtagtatttgaCTAATTTCTCGGCAAGTGATTTAACCATTTTCATAATTCTATCAGCAATTCAAGCACCCTTGCACGTACTCTTTGCAAATAATTCTTTACCGCCTGCCACCGCAGGAGTACTTAGCATATTGTAGCGGTCGAGTTAaccgcccggtcgttatttatttatttatttatttatttatttatttatttatttatttatttatttatttatttatttatttatttatttatttatttatcttcatGCACGGAGCCTGAGTTACATTACAATGCTGTTTTACGTGATTGCATGCTATGTGATGACGGCATGATTTCCAAATACTTGACCAGATTGGGCAGATTGCAAAGATCATATAAAAGCACACTGGGCAACCTTTGCGTTCCATTCACGCGCACTTTTTCACTACACCACTTTCTATAAAACCGCAGCGCCAATTTAGGAGACAAggatgaaaaaaaagtcacaacacAGTGACCACTCTCACTGTTCTTTACAATAGACATCCTGGGTAAACATGCTTATGAACCCAGCCCGCCCGAACGTAATTTGAGCTTGTTCTGCAGCCTGTGCATCCAATTCTTTTGTCTTAAGGCATCCCGTCGCGCTTAACTTATTATCTTTCCAGATCACGGGCTCAAATGGTGACAACGGGAGCTGCAGCGCGAAGGCGTCTTCTTGGGTGCAACAGCAGGCGATAACCAGGCATCGGCACGGAAAGTCGTGCACCGCTGGCTGGGAAAGTCAGACTGCATCTTGGCCCTTTATTTGTACTGTTTTTGTGAAAGCAAATTTTGTAGTGTATTTACGTGTATTGCTATCTGCCCTCGCAGAATCTCGTTACAAAAGTGATATCGCTAAAAATTGAATGGAATAATAAACCTATTGGAACTGTGACATGGGCATATTTATTGCGGGCAATAGACCAAATCTGACAAACGTTGTAGAATCGGGTAAGCTTAATAATTCGTGCTGAATATGAAACGCAAATCCGTGGGATTCAATGCCATCGAAACAATAGTTAAGCTTTGAAAGACGCCGTAGTTTCTGCGGTATAAATAGAACCGCGTGGACTAGTTATTTTACGCGCACCCACTCATTGgcatgtgcataggcgtgcgcagggttccccattgggggggggggggggggggcaaaggttcgtcgatgcgcccccccaccctactaagtcaatgcatggggcagattttgcacacccccccttcttaggtgactagaagggtcaatgtacggggcagattttgcgcccccacctcttaggtgattaggggtggCGTCcgccccccctccgcccccctgTCTCCCCCAGACACCTGGGGGAGACAGGGGAGGCAGCcccttcctccagacacctgtggcacatacccgtttaccatgggccgtggtgtacggtatgcgcaacaggtgattgacagtttacatctacccacgAACGACGAGAACAGAGTTTCgcaatttaaatgtgagagcgttaagaaaaaccgatataggcagcgttgacccgacgaatggaagaataaaaattaggatcccagcaggaatcaaacccaagcattcttcgtggcaataAGGTATTCAACCAcggagctacgccaggtctataaactggtttcgccaggtctataaactggtttctaaaaacagcctatacaggcgtaacgacggtgcgacgtcaattgtggttgtggtactggctatctaatttcacaagaaagcaataaacactacatatgtactcctacaatgcaggcgtcatatcagattaacgtctgttgttccagtgttggctccgcttttatagcagcctaataaagattacatttgtattcctatgattcagcaagttatattaaagcattgcttgaccccggaggaatacattaactaaAGTTACGTATGCACATttttgcaccataatgtgcacttactttaaataatactgacgtatctactctaacgtgagagctgacgttacgtcttaccataagttaccctttgaacgccagtgttgtcgatgtgcctggtaagcccacgatgtgcacacggctactacacttgcaaaaacacgtcgatgcacctcgtaatgtttggctcaagaccataaaatacagcatagaggtactcgctcactgcttcacatgaaaccgattcccacgacgCGTGGGACCTAccgaattttaacgcgatagcgttaaagagctcgtatcgcagaaattccgctgtcggcgtcggcaccgttggttgtgagcgaaaaatcatcttgtccgtgaccgaaaaatcgaaaaagctgcaaataaaataaataataaaaatactgGGTCTgggtgagaatcaaacccaggccgtctgcgtgacaagcaggtgttctaccacacagccacgcctcttcttggagctgcgctgaaagtaactttcatgcttcccaaaaatacgcgtcctgtatacaggtgccacagtacgagatgcaatatcgcagtaatattgcgtggtacaagcgtacattgccatcgggcgtcacaacacgttaatatcataacgatttggtggtttaaagacagccacccattacaaaaggcacacacattactgcgcgtattcccttaagaccacgtagtgggtgcatcgcagcttcgaaaaggttctcgcgcataattgctccttgtttaaagcatgctgcccattacataattaaggcacacaccttattgcgcgcattctgttaaacactcgtagtgttcgaagtgcgcactaggggcaagatattgctatcgcgttcaactcttaaaggcgaagcttaagcgtcccccaaatttttttttccctcgacCCGAACAATTACTGCGATCTCGTTACGATTCTGAAAACTTTACGTAAGATTGCATAAACTCCCTTACACAGCCTGAGCGATGTACTTTATGCTAATTGGACAATCTTGCACACATGAATATTGGTTATACAAATCAATCAACATTGGCGTACTAAAATAATAAACCGTTGTGTCGTCCTTACCGCAGTTTCACCAGCGAATAAATCACATTATAGGGCACTTCAAACGACACTTGGGCAACACAGGGGCAACGAAGGAAATTTTATTACAGAAAATTGTATTCTAGCAGAGCAAGAGGCACTTTCAACCTCGCCACTTGATTTGATTGATTTATCGTAACACATGTGCTCGGAGGCGAATGGAAAAACCACTCGCGAATGGCTTGAGCGAGTTACAGGCCAACACAGCAGCCGAGGTACAAGCGCTTTTGTTTGCACAGTTCATACATACACTTTAGGATAAATCACAACGTGCAATTTGAATAAACCACCTAAATGCGCATTCTTGCTTCCTATCGTACACAGAAGGTCATGCATTTGCATATACATACTTTCACATCAGCGGCATGCGCCAGCACACATCACACCTTTAGCATTGCAACAGTGTGATTTTAATATACAATTATGTACAAATGAAGAGATTTAGAGGAAAAGTTTAGACTAGCAAGAAACCGCACAGGTAAGATAAGTTTACATCGCAAAGGTcaatttgtttcttatttcgtcGCTTAGTAAACGCGGAAGTTTGTTAGAAGCAATTTGCCAACCATAACCGGTTCGACAGTGCGAAACATTCCATGTTTCTGTTGTTCGTACTTTATACGATGCTTATTTCGGGTGCAAGTTTACTCACCCCATGAAGAGAGAAATATGATGCTTGCTATGCCAGCGATATTCACGGAGCACTCTGTACTCGTATATGCCTTGTTGGGGAGAAATACAAATCGTCCATTTTGCCTGGCTCTGCTCTAGGCGTAGCTCGGTCAGTCCTACTTGATGCTTTAATTCTACCTGTCTTCTACTTCCTCTTCAATGCCTTGGAGGTCTTGCCGACCCTCGTGCCCCTCCCATGTCTCGCTGACGACGCGCTGCTCGGAGCCTTCCTCGCCTTCACGCGCCTTCCTCCGTGGCTCAAGGACATGCGACTATGGGCATGGCGACGCTTCTTGCCGCGCTTCGGGTGCACGCTCGTAGCCGAGGAATAGCTTCTGGACCGGGCATGGCGGCGGCTCTtgctgcgcctcttctttcttcCGCGGCTTCTCTCCGACCGTGTGGCCGAGCTTTCACGGTTTCGGGCTTTACGAGCGCATCACAACTGCGGGATGAGTGCATTGATCGGCCGCGGCTCACCTTCCTCTTGGCACTGCGGCGCTTTGGAGCCTCGCTAGCCGTGTCGTTAGCGCTGCTTGCGGAAGAGCTACTCGAGCGCTTCCTACGGCTCACTCTCGGGgctttagctgcgacggccttgCTGGTTGAAGGGTTTTCACGTTCGGGCTGCGCTGCATTCTCTGCCTTCCGAAACTATCGAGCCGCCGTGGTCGCAATGAGCTTCGGCGCTAGCGGCTCCACCGACACGGCCTTGGGCGGTCGACCGCGTGGCCGCTTGGCAGCCGGAGCCTCGGTGGAAGAGCCAGCGGCATTGTCAGCAGCAGCCTGGCGCTTCGCTCGCCCGGCTTTGGCGCCCCACGGTTGGCCTCTGCCTGTTCCTTCGACACGGTGTCGGCGCTCCGGGTCTTAATCTCGCGCCAGCCCTCGATCCCGAAGACTTTCGACCCACCGTGGTCGCGATGGGCATCGGCGCTAGCGGCTCCACTGACACGGCCTTGCGCGGTCGACCGCGCGGCCGCTTGGCAGCCGGAGCCTCGATGGAAGGGCCAGCGGcattgtcagcagcagcagcctggcgCTTCGCTCGCCCGGCCTTTGGCGCACCGTTGATGGCCTCCGCCTGTTCCTTCGACACTCGGCACTCCGGGTCTTGATCTCACGCCAGGCCTCGATCCCGAAGACTCGACCTACCGTCGTCGCGATGGGCTTCGGCGCTAGCGGCTCCACCGACACGGCCTTGGGTGGTCGACCACGTGGCCGCTTGGCAGCCGGAGCCTCGTTGGAAGGGCCAGCGGCATTGTTAGCAGCAGCAGCCTGGCGCTTCGCTCGCCCGGCCTTTGGCGCACCGTGGATGGCCTCCGCCTGTTCCTTCGACACTCTGCACTCCGGGTCTTGATCTCACGCCAGGCCTCGATCCCGAAAACTCGACCTACCGTCGTCGCGATGGGCTTCCGGCGCTAGCGGCTCCACCGACACGGCCTTGGGTGGTCGACCACGTGGCCGCTTGGCAGCCGGAGCCTCGTTGGAAGGGCCAGCGGcattgtcagcagcagcagcctgccgCTTCGCTCGCCCGGCCTTTGGCGCACCGTGATTGGCCTCCGCCTGTTCCTTCAACACGGTGTCGGTGCTCGGGGTCTTGATCTCGCGCCAGCCCTCGATCCCGAAGACTCGACCCACCGTCGTCGCGATGGGCTTCGGCGCTAGCGGCTCCACCGACACGGCCTTGGGTGGTCGACCGCGTGGCCGCTTGGCAGCCGGAGCCTCGTTGGAAGGGCCAGCGGcattgtcagcagcagcagcctggcgCTTCGCTCGCCCGGCCTTTGGCGCACCGTGATTGGCCTCCGCCTGTTCCTTCGACACGGTGTCGGTGCTCGGGGTCTTGATCTCGCGCCAGCCTTCGATCCCGAAGACTCGACCCACCGTCGTCTCGATGGGCTTCGGCGCTAGCGGCTCCACCGACACGGCCTTGGGTGGTCGACCGCGTGGCCGCTTGGCAGCCGGAGCCTCGTTGGAAGGGCCAGCGGcattgtcagcagcagcagcctggcgCTTCGCTCGCCCGCCTTTGGCGCACCGTGATTGGCCTCCGCCTGTTCCTTCGACACGGTTCGGTGCTCGGGGTCTTGATCCCGCCAGCCTCGATCCCGAAGACTGACCCCCCGCGTCTCATGGGCTTCGGCGCTAGCGTCCACCGACACGGCCTGGGTGGTCGACCGCGTGGCCTGGCAGCCGGAGCCTGTTGAAGGCCAGCGGTCATTTCACAGCGAGCCTGCCGCTTCGCTCGCCCGGCCTTTGGCGCACGTGATTGTCGATGTTCCTTGACACGGTGTCGGGTCGGGGTTGATCTCGCGCCAGCCCTCGATCCCGAAGACTCGACCCACCGTCGTCGCGATGGGCTTCGGCGCTAGCGGCTCCACCGACACGGCCTTGGGTGGTCGACCGCGTGGCCGCTTGGCAGCCGGAGCCTCGTTGGAAGGGCCAGCGGcattgtcagcagcagcagcctggcgCTTCGCTCGCCCGGCCTTTGGCGCACCGTGGATGGAGTCCGCCTGCTTCTTCGCCGCAGTGTCGGCGCTACGGGTCTCAATCTCGCGTCCGCCCTCGATCCCGAAGAGCTCGTTCTGCTCTTCAGCGTTGCTGTTCGTCGGCAAGGCGGCCCCAGGGGACGGCTGTGGTGGAACAGCGAGTAGAGCCCGGATTGAGCAGCCAGATGAACGCTCGGAGCCATTGCCATCGGCTGAGCTGTGTAGATGAAAGTAGAACCCTGATaccgtggcacacacccacgctagGGTATTGGCCAAGAAACAGGTAGTTTTAAAATAAAATTCTTAATTGGCCGTGTTCTGTTCTCATGCACCACGCGCGTGTGTTCCCTCTTCCTCGTCTCGTGGATGTCTTTAGAGCATTTTAATCCACAGCGTAATGTGCAATGGAAATAAAGGCATCGCCAAGTTTTCTTATCAAAATTTGTGTTATTGTAGCAAAGCCTTGGAACTTAGTACTGGGTTGTGCTCTCCAGCGCAACCAGAAGAAGCTTACCATTAATTAAGCCAGCTGTCATATTTTTTTCCTGTCGTAAACACAAGGTCACGGCCTAAAATTGGCACATTCACAATACGTTTTATCAGAAAACAATTTTTGAAGTTCTGCATTGACGGCTGTCTTCCTATttggtcatacggcagcttctccgcatcAAAGTTGATTTTTTCTCGTACAATTTAGGAACTTAAGTGGCCTGCAAATATTCTTAGCCCAAAAGATAcctctgtagagtaagtattcatttcTCAGATATTCGTACATAGCGCAGTATATAAGGGGGAAATGCTAACTTGACATTTTGGCGAATATTCTTCAGGCATATATGactgaaaaattgcagtaatattaatgagcttcgaacaccttagaCAAACGCAATTGCTTAACATCTAAACCAAATTGGTATTTAAACAAGAACGATACTTACAGAATATTTCTTCTAACAAACGAGGTGAGACGACATTCAAGGAAATTCGGAAGCCTCCCAcgtgcataggtcggcagaaatgtggagctcactcaaactcacgcATGGATTATATTCTgcccttagggttcactcggactcagactcacaaaaagtttcctcaaccggacttacccggactcagactcactaaaatttttctcaacaggactcactcggactcagactcaccaagatATACACACtcggactccctcagactcagactcacggctctgagtcttgagtgagcctgagtgagtcgactcacgagtccgttagcgtaaaattagcttttaaatgcgaagcatttcttagcgaacttctgcgactttgagcgtatctatctatctatctatctatctatctatctatctatctatctatctatctatctatctatctatctatctatctatctatctatctatctatctatctatctagccgcctacgactttggtcTCTCCTGGTCGctaggttcatcgaatgtgcaccaaaattggtatggcgtaacatgactgtatgacgaacataaatgacaaatgctacgctcatggtgcgctggcggccgtttcgctagctttatatacacaaaaattgtatcttgcgacgtgaccgtgtaacgaacataaataacacgagataacatgaaaatcatgacacgcatgtcatgtacagcatgacttacgtggcacgctcatggggcgctggcggcagtttcgctagcttgatctaccccgaaattggtattgcgcgacgtgactgtatgacgaacataaaaactcgagttaacacgaaaatcatgacacgcatgtcatgtacagcatgacttacgtgccacgctcatggagcgctggcggcagtttcgctagcttgatatac from Rhipicephalus sanguineus isolate Rsan-2018 unplaced genomic scaffold, BIME_Rsan_1.4 Seq313, whole genome shotgun sequence includes:
- the LOC125756619 gene encoding collagen alpha-2(I) chain-like, with product MEVKPDALQPHSHLGEAASFGRGSRSQTGLETACSEPAASFELALAAVVERAPSPRASAAATPEAGLTGEMRMEEATSREEPLPTYRRLRAIAAAVCSALTWCERRRQPNAPHQPGACRASTCGGFLSVELRLPSDAAAMVGRGGLRVSSWPDSGDEPGAKPSPGAALPTNSNAEEQNELFGIEGGREIETRSADTAAKKQADSIHGAPKAGRAKRQAAAADNAAGPSNEAPAAKRPRGRPPKAVSVEPLAPKPIATTVGRVFGIEGWREINPDPTPCQGTSTITCAKGTGGGQSRCAKGGRAKRQAAAADNAAGPSNEAPAAKRPRGRPPKAVSVEPLAPKPIETTVGRVFGIEGWREIKTPSTDTVSKEQAEANHGAPKAGRAKRQAAAADNAAGPSNEAPAAKRPRGRPPKAVSVEPLAPKPIATTVGRVFGIEGWREIKTPSTDTVLKEQAEANHGAPKAGRAKRQAAAADNAAGPSNEAPAAKRPRGRPPKAVSVEPLAPEAHRDDDPECRVSKEQAEAIHGAPKAGRAKRQAAAANNAAGPSNEAPAAKRPRGRPPKAVSVEPLAPKPIATTVGRVFGIEAWREIKTRSAECRRNRRRPSTVRQRPGERSARLLLLTMPLALPSRLRLPSGRAVDRARPCQWSR